Within the Populus trichocarpa isolate Nisqually-1 chromosome 14, P.trichocarpa_v4.1, whole genome shotgun sequence genome, the region TTTTGCGTAGCAGCGAAGATGATTCAgttgttgttctttgttctttttgctGAGGGGTTTGTGGCATCTTTGCTGTTGGTAAAGATTGGGCCATTGAGAGACTTGGTGATTAAGAGTTTGGATCAGGTGAAGATGGGAAAGGGTCCTGCTACAGTGAAAACTATTGCTGGAACCATGTCTGTGATTCTGTTTTCTAGCCTCATGAGCATTGTTAAGATCCAAAATAAGGGTGCAAAGCTTGGAACCATGTCACCTATGGATCAGGTTCTATGGAGAACCCACTTGCTTGAGGCATCACTCATGGGTACGATCCTATTCTTTTCTTTGGGTCCTTTTGTTTGCTTgcttctttgtgttttttgctTTCAGCTTCTTTTGTTGTGCTTGATGATGCTGTTTTGGATGGAAACTTGTGGTTTGCAATTATTAGTTCTGATAGTAGTGAAATAAAGAGGAAATTACACTCTTTTTTGGAGATAAATGAACTTAATTATATCAAGTCCGTGCCTTATCTGATTACTTTACTATATTCTAATGTTTCCATAAGCACATAAGAAAACGCTATAATCAGTAGAAATATGTAGACTATATAATGCCCCCTGATTATATTGTTGCTTATGAATCTAGAAGGTGAAAACTCGTACCATTGGAGGTAACTAGTGAGAAGAGATGGCGAGTTTGAGTTAAGGATGCATGAATTGATAGCTTACAATATTGTGGAAAACCATGCATTTAGTAGAAGAGTACAATGAGAAAACATATATGAATGGTCAACCTCACATGGTTGAGGTGTTGTTGAGTGTGTGAAATACAATACTGTTCACAGTGCATCAGCAAATTGAGCTGAGAATTTGATACGGGATGGTACGACTATCGAAAAGTATCAGGTCACACAAAAATGTTAGTTTTCACTCACTACTTTAAGgtacaaaactgaaaaaatataaatacgaaTTACTCACCACTCTAAAGATGTAGATCAATTACCACTTTAGAGTTGTAGAGATAAGGTAATAAATCAAccactcaaaaaaaatatacaaaacttGATAGGTTGCCAAAAAGCTAAGTCAAAGACTTTAATTCAAAATTCACCTAAAGATCCTTCATACATAGTCTGAATCATCATTATATACTTGGAACAACCATCCAAGTCTAAAAAATACTACAATAACATAATTAAGATTCAAATAAATGACTTTGATAGAGCTAAACAAACATTAACTAGCACATGTTTTTGACTTCCTAGAAACACAAACAGACAcatgaaaactaaaacaaccattattttttttagaaaactccGATGCATGCATAGTTGGACAATCTAAAAAGATCATATTCTGAAATTGAAAACGATAAGCTTATTTTTCCATGCAATGAAGAGATGCAAATTCAGGTTCAAAGTTGGTCATGGGTTGACAGCGAGAAAAGAGTGTCCATTCTACAGCAGCTAAAGAGGAACTGATATTGGTAATCCAGAAATGTTTAACCACATCCCCATTGCCCCACCTTCATTTCgtatttttgtatcaaaatatGGGATAGCGGGAGTGTGGTGAAACGTTTTTGGAGTGTTATCTCACAGCTAAAGGTGTGGTTAACAATAGCTTAAGAAGTAACATCCTTTTGCATTCAACAGTCGAGTTTTGTTTTGGTTCATGCGTGCAAATCTTGGAGATTTTCTCCTTCCCATCCTTGTGGTCTCCTGATGTATGACAAGATGGAATTTGATGAAAAAGGGGtttgaagaaaagataaaaatcccTAGAATTAACTTAGCAAATCTTCGAATCCACTAAGGGGTGCTTCTTGAATtaacaagaacaaagaaaaataggATATCGGTCTCTCAAAGTTGTTTTACTTTGTTTTacgttagtttattttttagttaaaactgAAATTCCCAGTTTAATTCATAAAATGGATTCCTTGATACAATGTACGATTGTGCTTATAGGCACACAAAAAAGCCTTATAAAAGTGTCCTCGAAATAAACATGTACTCCTAATTAATAATAACGACATAAcaataaataagttattttcctaaatgaaataaattatacttaaataatgataaaactaCACAGttattgcaaataaaaatactaaaattacccaataatttaaattgcaaGTAACTTGGAATTATTTCCTCTGCGTGTATTCCACCATTTACTTTCTAGAATGGATGAATTATGATTATTGCAAAAGAAGCTAAACAGAGATTCTGTATTGATCCTTGCACCTAAATACTGTTTTTGTCTAACTTAACCTGGTGACTAACGTGCTTTATAGTGCATTTGGAAGATTTAGGAAGTGGTTAATTGTGAACCTTTCTCGAGGTTTGTAGGTAAGAAATCTATATATGATTTAGACTCAACACCATGACCTGTTATGCATTtcagtgttttcctttttgtctTTAACATTTTGTGCTAATCTACCATGGTTCTTCTTGCATTTCAAATGGAACATATGACATAGCGTAGTTAAATAAGCTTATATGACCTGAGGGAATGATGATGCCATTCTTAACTGTGAAACTAGATGGAGGATGCCATGATTGAGCAGACCTTTTGTAACGattccaaaaaaattttctACTTATAATCAACATGTCAAATCAGGATTTCTAAAAAcaagggattttttttcttctattttactGAAATTCTGGCAGagtttttttcctaatatatCATGATCCCAAGTGttgacatcaaaacaatttactCAATCCAATCTCAAACATCTATTTAACTTATCTGGAATTTTCATCTCATCAATAATCTCATTACATTCACCACATCATTTTAACCTAATCAATTTAGTATACtaataaaatgataagagaatTTAAATAACAAGGAAGAACATAAAATAGAACATAGTCACTACTTTAAATTTCAAGTTCTTTTCtaacaaaacattaaagttcataATCTCTAGtttacatacaaaaaaaaaaatacttaagtaTTATAATACATTATCCATAACTACTGAATTAACTTTCCTAGTAACTAGAACaggaaaacaataacaaaagtgTTTTCTTAATGATCTTGTACAGACccgaaataaaaattaacattacaaTGCTTTTAATCTTTACTATAACTTTATTCAATCTTGATTAATCTCCCTTCTTTTTAAGAActcattttcatttctattaCATTCCTTTTTATCCTAATAATTCaacaatgaattaaataaaatcttgtactagtttctcttttttttaatcgtgTAACTCTTATTCGGTTACATATAGACATGACAATCCTTATATCTATCGTTTATTTTGGCATTCTCATTTGGAAGCCAATAATTTCTTGTAAACCCAACTTGATACTAATTAATTCGGCATCTAATTCGAATGCCAATTATTCCGGCATTTTCATTTGGAAGCCATTAATTGCGGTAATTCCAATTGGTTACCAATCAATTCGGCATCTTACTCAAATGCCAATTATTCCGATATTCCTATTTGGAAGCCATTAAATCTGGCAATCCCAACTAGATACCAATCAATCCAGCATCTTACTCGAATATCAATTATTTCAACATTCCTATCTGGAAGCCAATAACTCCAGTAATTCTAATTTGATACTAATCAATTCAGCATCTTACTCAAATGCCAATTAttccattttcaattaaaatttcttacATCAATGTAACAATTGTCAATCATTACTAACTCCATAAACTTATTGATATCAAGAAAATAGTAGTCACTATTGACTTTGAAAAGAAGAATTAATAGCTACTGGGGTGTTAAGCACCTACCTAAAATCTACTGTCGCTTAATTGTCTTTGTCGGCTGAGTAGCTTCCGCAACCTTTCTTATAtcattagaattataattattttaaatttaaaatccttATCTCAAAAgtcttattttcaatttttaatcaattctgATCTTATACCCAAGGggatttcataattattattctatCTTTTGTACATTTTAATTAACCCCCTCATCCTAGCATATTTGACCAAACTTCTTTCTTTAAGGAATGCATGGTTTTAACTCAAATTTCTTTGGAATTAATGTATTCCTTATTCATTAAGCATCAAGTAACATAAGTCCACATGATGTATTTAACAATTTAATCACACAAATTTGATCGATCTTATCATTATCTTGGATGAACATTGTATTATGGAACTATGGGtttcaaattgaataataatagtTCATTATCAGTTAGAACGGTCAACAGGTTCACATTGGCACAACCTATCCCtcttataataattttctaCTCGCTTCTTTCCCTCCTCTTCTTCAAAGTCGGCCTCCTTTAACCAAACAATCCTTGATAACCttcaatttcttgtttaatCCCTCTTTGATCCATTTATTTATCTCTCTTTGGTGTTTTTTAGCAAGATTTTTCCATAATTTTGCTTCAACATCACTCTTTTTCTCCCTCAAATGGCAGGCAAAGTTGGCTTCCTAAGGAAGCCGAGTTTCTATTTGTATCTCCCTTGTACTCATAATTAAAATCTTGTCcttgttctttagtttttttttttttttaccggttATCCCTtccttgtttattattttaaggCTTACCATACTTTaagatttaaattcataaatctTCATCTTtagtcatttaatatttatatattattattcatttattttgattgttttgtatttttttttgatatcgtGTTAACTAGGGTTTTACACCTTTGTTATGACCTCAAATGATTTTGATCTGtcatttacaaataattttcgATTTGAGTATATTTATCATAGTGGGTGGCACTAAGACTAATTGTGAATGAAATTACTTTTAATACCCGCAAGCCATATTATAAGCAGCATAAATAGCTGAGATAGCCATCTCATATTGTATTAGTAATATGTTATTCCTTGGCTTTACCCTTACAAGATGAAAGCTGCCTTTTCTAAGAGAAGAGAAATATTAGAAAGTCAATCGTGTGCAACTTCTCATGTGTCAAGAAGATCTATGATGTTGCTTACGAAGGTCAAGGAGCTCCGTGGAGTTCATGTTGATCACACACGCTACTTAGTTTCTTTTGGTCCTTTCGTGTAAAATCAAGTGAATTGTCCTTCAATAAAATGTGAATTGtccttcaaatgaaaaaaaagaagagagtaaGATCAAATTCAGATCTGTTGATgtgaagaaaaatcaacatgCTATTAGATAGGCATCTGTGTTTAACACATATACATGTTGTCATCTGTGATAGTTTGGACTTCATAGAGTTCCTGAACCTCTGGCTAACAATATTATTACCAGTGTTTATATGAGGCTCTTCCATGATAGTTTTAGTGATAGTgcctaaattaatttatctccCCTCTTCTTCGATTTTCTTTTAGTTCATTACCGTGGTATTTTAATGGGTCGAACTTAATCTTGCAGGTTTCACCCTGTTTCTTGGGTTCTTAATTGATCGGATGCACCATTATCTTTCAAAGCTTATTGGGTTGAGAAGTAGCGTGGGATCTTCAAAAGAGGAAGTTGAAAGGCTTCAGAAAGAGAAGATGCAGCTTAAAGAGGAGGAAGGCAAAGCTTCCAAGGAAATGAAGCTTCTACAAGAACAATTTTCTACTCTAtcagagaatttgaagaagctGAAGCTGGAATCTGAGCAAAAGGACAAGCAGATTGAAACAGCTGAAGCCCATGTTGTTGCCCTTCACAAACGGTCTGCTGACCTCCTGCTGGAATATGACCGATTGTTAGAAGACAACCAAAATCTTCAGGCTCAAGCTACAGGACATAGGATTTGAGGAAATTTTGAAAGATGCCAATCAAGTTTTGggaatctctttttttttttttttttcactggaGATATAGGAAACTTGTGCTTCATTGCATGGAAACGGCATTTGTCGCATCTTAATTGGGTAAAATAGGACCTGGCTTCTTTTCAGAGATAGGGATGTGTTGATTTACCAGTGTCCAATATTTTGCAGTTCTCTTGAGTCTGGAATTTTTGGCCTATCCATCTCGGCGCCCCTTTTCTGATTGGAGTTTTGTGTGCCTATCAAATTCTGATAGCAACAATTCtttacattttgttttctcCAATTGATATGGAAATGTGTTTTAGATTGCTGACAGCATTCTTGTTTTGAAACAAGGAAAAGGTGGTTTGGAGCTGCTTCTTGTAACTTCTTATTTagccttcttcttcctcaccctttcctttacttttctttctttgtggtTGCCTGTATTTATTTCAGTCAGCTATGGTGTCACTTTACCAGAAATTGGCAAACCCTGTAGTATAAATAGACAACGCAGATAACTGATCCTGCTCCTTTCCAGACTGTGCTGAAGGACTTCAATCAACATTCAAATTTCAATCCGACATTTGAAGTTCAAGAGCTGCCACTTCTCATGTAGATTTGTTTATTAGATTGCTAATTTGAGGTttggaaaaaagttatttttgcaAAGAAGAACTAAAATTATATGCAATTGATCACTCTTAATCTATGCTTATAACGAGAtgcgaacaagaagtataaagTTGATCAATTATTTGAAGAGTCTGCAAATTCTATTAAAAACTTAATATGAGAATCACTCAACCGtacaaacaaaaataagcaCACAATAAGCAGCAACTTGTagataaaattcataaattaaataaaaatcattacataacagtatttatatataaaccGTAAAACTAATGGGTCGGACATacatcaaatttaaataaagttcaaactaattaaaataaataaaacaatagtctAAGATTACTTGGGCCTGACCTTCGAGGCCTATGAgcgcttgaatttttttgggcTATACATGTGTGGGCCTAGAAGGTCAGGCCCAAGTGCATCTAGCCTTTTTCTTAtatatctctttatttattttttttctttttaattttttgataaaaaatcactttaaatcaatttattaaattaatatttaaataattgtccaattatgttattgtttttttttttaattagggtttttgtaTTGATGATATTATAGATTGTTTTATGACTAATGATGTATTAgtctaataatttttcttaaattaggTACTTTATCCCACAACCTAGAagttcaaaaccaaatataCCGAGGAGAACTAAATAATGCATGACTTATTCAAATATATCCATGGAAGGTATAAACTTACCTGTTAATAATGGTGACACTATGGCACTGGAACCCAACAATTATGAGACTAAAAGCTTGTAGCTATGTCAGGAGTCTTGGGACACCTTTCACATGGTTGTGCACATGGTTATGTTGAAGAATCATGGTCTACTATGATAATAACATGATAATAGCAGGTGTGTCAGGAATCTTAGTCCATCCCTTTACTATTTCATATGGTTATGCCATAATCATTTCACCATAATAATGGTTACGACAGAATCACTGTTATAAATAGCTAGTACTTATCTTCTTCAGCAtcacattctttttcttttcaaattattagtGGGTGATCCTTCAATATGCAAAGAAAGGTGAAGaaacttacttttttttccttgattttttgcttacttttaaatatatattgttgaattaaaaaacttgTGGTCGAGAAGACTCTAGaacttgtactttttttttttttttttttttttttttttgatttacgtggggtgtccgggccagcttacgcgcaccacgactattccccacgacccactggacatcctgcaagtccaggagcaggtaaggcaccgcgggggtgacaggcgtgcacatagagggtcgaacccgggacgggggcggaacaagtcacacgattgaccacagcagctaggcCCTCAAGTGCAGAACTTGTACTTTTGCTTGTGGAAGTGGTGGAGCTAAACCTTCTCATCTTGTTGATGGGAGTAGAGGATTTGAATCTTCTCATCAAGGTGATGGGGATAATCTATCCTCTAGACAACAAACTAGTCAACCCCAACCTCAACCCCGAAACCCAATAGAAGTATTGTAAACATTTGGTATTTTGAATGTCTATGACTCTTATATATTGGGACACAAGTTTAAATATCCTTAATTTCACTTTCAGGAcaaacttggaatttttttggCTACTGCAtcattctaaataatatttcagataaacTCCTtacaatttttatccttataaaaGAAGTGAATGAGTTGTAATactccaaaaaatatttttagatactGATCCCCATATgagttttttatccttatattaaaaatgaataatattaaattactatccctaataatattttggataataacccttttgtaggttttttatccttgtattaaaagtgaattatatattttcttgtcaaaaataggtttttaatatttttaaaatataaatcaaaatcctttggaattttacaaattggttgtaaaatccatgcaatgcttgttatatttttaaacatgcaaaaatatgtttttgaaatttttttcttaattttaagacatggtccaatatttttttaggatttttagtcATATGTAAggaaacctttttatttttttaaaaaataatagttttactttttattattattctttaaggctttgtttgacaaaaactcattttttcttttaataaaactgTCAAAATAGGCCTATGGACATGTTTTCCAAACGCAAGCTTAAGCCAAAAAATCCCTTAtcaaaaaagttgaaaaaccaaacaaagcctTACCCAAATGACCCGAATTTGACCTGATCgggttgacctgaaatttttgATTTGAACATAaaccgaataaaaaacactGATTTGACttgggaaaaaaaccaaaaacatgcCCAACAACATTAATCAAGATCCATATCAAATACAAACAAACCAAAGACATAGACATGTTGGAAATCAATCACTAAGCAATAATCAAACATTAAACATCAACGATTATCAACTAGTAATCACTATTTGATCAAAATAGGTTTTAgtgtaaaaacaaaaccctaagattaaaactaaaaaatagttattgatgtAAACTAACCCTAGATTATTGATTAACCAAACCTCACGAAGTTGTTGTTGCAAAAGAATTAGACCAATACTAGTCAAAATCATGGAGCCAAGACAATGTTCTTTctaagaacacgaagaacaacAACCCATAATTGCCTAGAAAAACCCCCAGCTACTGTCAAACCCAGAATATGCATTCCAAGCCCTAAAACAAAGCTTTTTTGGTTCACACAAAACACATTATAATTGTTACATATGATTGAACTAACATGAACAACAAATAACACTAAATCATCATAATCATGCCTAATATCCCAATTCTTAAAATTtccaaattaaaacaacaaacatattcaataatttggtatttaaaactagcattttaacatttaataagACTTATACAAACCTAGAAAACAAGAACATGTATCAAAACAAACATCAAAGGCCTACTACTACCTATGGGAGATTCCAAAACTATtccatttcataaaaaacaatcatccaaACATTTTCTAAATATCCAGCAAACATTAACAACCAACTCAAAGTAggattaaacaaataaaaataatattttatgcattaataaaaaattaaaactaaagacATTATAACACCAAAACAAGTTCATAGACATcattaaaacatgtaaaacaaacTAGATGTGTGCTTAATGAACATCACCTCCTAGGTTAGAGGAAGTATATACCTTTAAAGCTCATTAATGATTGCTTCCCCCTTATGCTTTTCTTTTGCATAGTTTAGCTTTACCACACTCAAAGTTTAAGAAATTCTAGTACTTGACTCTTGATCCTTCACACTTAGCTTTCTTATCAAGATTTTCTTGTCCCCTCctcctctttttcctttttgtttggattttcatGGGATATTTATAGGCTCttgctagggttttttttaattattattattaaagtttgATCATGATTGCTCAATGCTTCATTGCATTTTAATAGTTAGAAGCTCTGTCCTTTATTGGTTTTGCAATGACTGTTTTGCAACAA harbors:
- the LOC18105419 gene encoding uncharacterized protein LOC18105419, with the translated sequence MIQLLFFVLFAEGFVASLLLVKIGPLRDLVIKSLDQVKMGKGPATVKTIAGTMSVILFSSLMSIVKIQNKGAKLGTMSPMDQVLWRTHLLEASLMGFTLFLGFLIDRMHHYLSKLIGLRSSVGSSKEEVERLQKEKMQLKEEEGKASKEMKLLQEQFSTLSENLKKLKLESEQKDKQIETAEAHVVALHKRSADLLLEYDRLLEDNQNLQAQATGHRI